From one Mercenaria mercenaria strain notata unplaced genomic scaffold, MADL_Memer_1 contig_1093, whole genome shotgun sequence genomic stretch:
- the LOC128551446 gene encoding beta-1,3-galactosyltransferase 1-like has protein sequence MITSNLKRKTCSVYGQNFFKITVISFVGLCVGVMISSSTLQLSIIDNSRTKLLTKPYVGVQQEGKLSNNTNIRSSRRQSDCISCFQHNFNYVIQNDRICKLYSSNQSVELLVLIMTTHKNKNERMALRSTWLSYTKNNTSNVRYAFLLGEIDDDKIRIAVLKENSVYHDIVKEDFIDMYSNLTYKTIMGFKWASTKCSNAHYVMKTDDDMFVNIQNVLSICKSNQSETLQKAIIGACHINARPIRDQRSKWFASVVSYPEKSYPGFCSGTGYVTSMHVAREVYKISPSVPFFHLEDVYVSLCVRKLGFKIQPVPGFNAGRPKMDPCLYKGDKLITAHRLTPVMLKSIWHRKCVQK, from the coding sequence ATGATTACATCGAATTTGAAAAGGAAGACGTGTTCAGTTTATGgacaaaactttttcaaaatcacaGTTATCTCTTTTGTAGGACTTTGTGTTGGTGTCATGATTTCTTCATCGACTTTACAATTGTCAATAATAGATAATAGCCGTACTAAATTATTGACAAAGCCCTACGTTGGTGTACAACAGGAAGGTAAATTGAGCAATAATACAAATATCAGAAGCAGCAGACGACAAAGTGACTGCATTTCGTGTTTTCAACACAACTTTAATTATGTGATACAAAATGACAGGATATGCAAACTGTATTCGTCTAATCAATCTGTGGAATTACTTGTACTCATAATGACCacacataaaaacaaaaatgaaagaatgGCATTACGTTCCACCTGGTTGTCTTACACAAAAAACAACACATCCAATGTCAGATATGCATTTCTTTTAGGTGAAATTGATGATGATAAAATTAGGATAGCTGTTCTGAAAGAAAACAGTGTTTACCACGACATTGTCAAGgaagattttattgatatgtactcGAATTTAACTTACAAAACTATTATGGGATTTAAATGGGCATCAACAAAGTGTTCGAACGCGCATTACGTTATGAAAACAGATGATGACATGTTTGTCAACATTCAAAATGTTCTGAGTATTTGCAAGAGTAATCAGAGTGAAACGTTACAGAAAGCAATCATTGGGGCATGTCACATAAATGCAAGACCTATACGAGACCAGAGATCAAAGTGGTTTGCTTCAGTGGTCAGTTATCCTGAGAAATCTTATCCAGGGTTTTGTTCTGGGACAGGTTATGTGACCAGCATGCATGTAGCGcgtgaagtttataaaatatcccCAAGTGTTCCTTTCTTTCACCTAGAGGATGTTTATGTATCACTGTGTGTAAGAAAACTTGGCTTCAAAATTCAGCCTGTCCCTGGATTCAATGCAGGTCGACCTAAAATGGATCCATGCCTCTATAAAGGAGATAAGTTGATAACAGCCCATCGATTGACACCAGTAATGTTGAAGTCAATATGGCACAGAAAATGCGTTCAAAAATGA